The Lutibacter sp. Hel_I_33_5 genome has a window encoding:
- the rlmB gene encoding 23S rRNA (guanosine(2251)-2'-O)-methyltransferase RlmB yields the protein MIKESTNIFGIRAIIEAIESGSTMNKVYLQKGLRGDLFYQLDKLIKEKKIATSMVPVEKLDRLSKNNNHQGAVAQISPIEFYDLETLIETTLESNKIPLFLLLDQLSDVRNFGAIIRTAECTGVNGIIIQKSGSAPVNAETIKTSAGAAFKIPICKVDHIKDALFLLQASEIKTVAATEKTEDSVFDIDFNQPMAIVMGSEHRGVNPSILKMVDYKAKLPLLGEIESLNVSVACGAFLYETVRQRTL from the coding sequence ATGATTAAAGAATCTACAAATATTTTTGGAATAAGAGCCATCATAGAAGCTATTGAAAGTGGCTCTACTATGAACAAAGTTTATCTTCAAAAAGGATTAAGAGGTGACCTATTCTATCAGTTAGATAAATTGATAAAAGAAAAGAAGATAGCAACTAGTATGGTTCCTGTAGAGAAATTAGATAGACTGTCTAAAAACAATAATCATCAAGGTGCAGTTGCACAAATATCACCTATAGAATTTTACGATTTAGAGACTTTAATTGAAACTACATTAGAAAGTAATAAGATTCCTTTATTCTTATTATTAGATCAATTATCTGATGTAAGAAATTTTGGTGCCATTATTAGAACAGCTGAATGTACTGGTGTTAACGGAATAATAATTCAAAAAAGCGGAAGTGCTCCTGTTAATGCTGAAACAATAAAAACATCTGCTGGAGCAGCTTTTAAAATACCAATTTGTAAAGTAGATCATATTAAAGATGCTTTATTCCTTTTACAAGCATCAGAAATAAAAACTGTTGCAGCTACTGAAAAAACAGAAGATTCAGTATTTGATATTGATTTTAATCAACCAATGGCAATAGTTATGGGATCAGAACATAGAGGTGTTAATCCATCTATTTTGAAAATGGTAGATTATAAAGCAAAATTACCTTTACTTGGTGAAATAGAATCATTAAATGTTTCTGTAGCTTGTGGTGCTTTTTTATATGAAACTGTAAGACAAAGGACGTTGTAG